One stretch of Mycolicibacterium fallax DNA includes these proteins:
- a CDS encoding serine hydrolase domain-containing protein: protein MSALDRIADWPVPTVAAAVVANADPVPVVLDSRGDLGHRFRLASVTKPLAARAVQVAVEEGALDWDSPAGPPGSTLRHVLAHASGLSLLDDQVLAEPGTRRIYSNTAFRVAAEAVTAATGIAFEDYLAEAIFAPLGMTDSVLVGGAAAAGYGGESTVADLSRFAADLLVPTTVSPQTHTEAITVQFPGLAGVLPGFGVQRPNDWGLGFELRDGKSPHWTGTNNSPATFGHFGQSGTFLWVDPTVGLALVVLTDRNFDDWARPRWPELSDAVLREFGSR from the coding sequence ATGAGTGCCCTGGACCGCATCGCGGACTGGCCGGTCCCGACGGTTGCCGCCGCGGTCGTGGCCAATGCCGACCCGGTGCCGGTGGTGCTCGATTCCCGCGGCGACCTCGGGCATCGGTTCCGGCTGGCCTCGGTGACCAAACCTTTGGCCGCCCGCGCCGTGCAGGTCGCCGTCGAGGAGGGCGCGCTGGACTGGGACAGCCCGGCCGGACCGCCCGGCTCGACGCTGCGGCACGTGCTGGCGCACGCCTCGGGCCTGTCGTTGCTCGACGACCAGGTGCTGGCCGAACCCGGGACCCGGCGGATCTACTCCAACACCGCGTTCCGGGTCGCCGCCGAGGCGGTGACGGCCGCGACCGGCATCGCCTTCGAGGACTACCTGGCCGAGGCGATCTTCGCCCCGCTGGGCATGACCGATTCGGTGCTGGTCGGGGGAGCCGCGGCCGCCGGCTACGGCGGGGAGTCGACGGTCGCGGACCTGTCCCGGTTCGCCGCCGACCTGCTGGTCCCGACGACGGTGTCGCCGCAGACGCACACCGAGGCGATCACCGTACAGTTCCCCGGCCTGGCCGGGGTGCTGCCCGGTTTCGGCGTGCAGCGTCCCAACGATTGGGGACTGGGCTTCGAGCTGCGCGACGGCAAGTCCCCGCACTGGACCGGGACGAACAATTCGCCGGCGACGTTCGGCCACTTCGGCCAGTCCGGCACCTTCCTCTGGGTCGACCCGACCGTCGGCCTGGCGCTGGTGGTGCTGACCGACCGCAACTTCGACGACTGGGCGAGGCCGCGGTGGCCGGAACTCTCCGACGCCGTACTGCGGGAGTTCGGCTCCCGGTAG
- a CDS encoding DUF4262 domain-containing protein, whose amino-acid sequence MCDNRGAAKRDALDKIRAKVDKFGWTIEHVRSRDPRSYTIGLREFGEPELMVTGLPPDAAEDILTRVALAILEGMWLHPGSQLTLDHDLLLEVVAVDQPYLHLCIAVAIEGPIEARQLVWSDPHGLLPWDPEYGHGHLIQPVLGRREQPYAA is encoded by the coding sequence TTGTGCGATAACCGCGGAGCTGCCAAACGCGACGCCCTCGACAAAATCCGCGCCAAGGTCGACAAGTTCGGCTGGACGATTGAGCATGTCCGGTCCCGAGATCCGCGGTCCTACACCATCGGACTGCGCGAGTTCGGCGAGCCGGAACTGATGGTCACCGGCCTGCCGCCGGATGCCGCCGAGGACATCCTGACCCGCGTCGCCCTGGCGATCCTGGAAGGCATGTGGCTGCATCCGGGCTCGCAGCTGACGCTCGATCACGATCTGCTGCTGGAGGTGGTCGCCGTCGACCAGCCCTACCTGCACCTGTGCATCGCCGTCGCGATCGAAGGCCCGATCGAAGCCCGCCAACTGGTCTGGTCCGACCCGCACGGGCTGCTGCCCTGGGATCCGGAATATGGCCACGGTCACCTGATCCAGCCGGTCCTGGGCCGACGGGAGCAGCCATACGCGGCATAA
- a CDS encoding S-(hydroxymethyl)mycothiol dehydrogenase, which produces MSQTVRGVISRKKGEPVELVDIIIPDPGPGEVVVDVHTCGVCHTDLTYRDGGINDEYPFLLGHEAAGRVESIGPGVTNVAVGDFVVLNWRAVCGQCRACKRGRPQYCFDTFNATQKMTLTDGTELTPALGIGAFADKTLVHQGQCTKVDERADPAVAGLLGCGVMAGLGAAVNTGNVGRDDTVAVIGCGGVGDAAIAGAALVGARRIIAVDRDPRKLAWARELGATHTVNAAELDAVETIQDLTDGFGADVVIDAVGRPETWKQAFYARDLAGTVVLVGVPTPEMTLQMPLVDFFSRGGALKSSWYGDCLPERDFPTLIELYLQGRLPLDKFVTERIGITDIEDAFHKMHNGEVLRSVVVLK; this is translated from the coding sequence ATGAGCCAGACAGTGCGCGGTGTGATTTCTCGCAAAAAGGGTGAGCCGGTCGAGTTGGTGGACATCATCATCCCCGATCCGGGCCCGGGCGAGGTCGTCGTCGACGTCCACACCTGCGGGGTCTGCCACACCGACCTCACCTACCGCGACGGTGGCATCAACGACGAATACCCCTTCCTGCTCGGCCACGAGGCCGCCGGCCGCGTCGAATCCATCGGCCCCGGCGTCACCAACGTCGCCGTCGGCGACTTCGTCGTGCTGAACTGGCGCGCGGTCTGCGGACAGTGCCGGGCCTGCAAACGCGGCCGCCCGCAGTACTGCTTCGACACCTTCAACGCCACCCAGAAGATGACCCTGACCGACGGCACCGAACTCACCCCCGCCCTCGGCATCGGCGCATTCGCCGACAAAACCCTGGTCCACCAGGGCCAATGCACCAAGGTCGACGAGCGCGCCGACCCCGCGGTGGCCGGGCTGCTGGGCTGCGGCGTGATGGCCGGCCTCGGCGCGGCGGTCAACACCGGCAACGTCGGCCGCGATGACACCGTCGCGGTGATCGGCTGCGGCGGCGTCGGCGACGCGGCCATCGCCGGCGCCGCGCTGGTCGGCGCCCGCCGGATCATCGCCGTCGACCGCGACCCCCGCAAGCTGGCCTGGGCCCGCGAGCTCGGCGCCACCCACACCGTCAACGCCGCCGAGCTCGACGCCGTGGAAACCATCCAGGACCTCACCGACGGCTTCGGCGCCGACGTCGTGATCGACGCCGTCGGCCGCCCGGAAACCTGGAAGCAGGCCTTCTACGCGCGGGATCTGGCCGGCACCGTCGTGCTGGTCGGTGTCCCCACCCCCGAGATGACCCTGCAGATGCCGCTGGTGGACTTCTTCTCCCGCGGCGGAGCGCTGAAATCCTCCTGGTACGGCGACTGCCTGCCCGAACGCGACTTCCCCACCCTCATCGAGCTGTACCTGCAGGGCCGGCTGCCGCTGGACAAGTTCGTCACCGAACGCATCGGGATCACCGATATCGAGGACGCCTTCCACAAGATGCACAACGGCGAGGTGCTGCGCTCGGTGGTGGTGCTCAAATGA
- a CDS encoding MBL fold metallo-hydrolase → MSAQPGIERVVTHGTFELDGGSWEVDNNIWIVGDAKEVIVIDAAHDAAAIESAVGNRHVVAIVCTHGHNDHITVAPELSAAFDAPILMNPADEMLWQMTHPGKEFRTLGDGEVLRADGIELHTIATPGHSPGSTCLYAPALGAVFSGDTLFQGGPGATGRSFSDFPTILGSIKDKLGKLPADTVVYTGHGDTTRIGDELVNYDDWVARGH, encoded by the coding sequence ATGAGCGCGCAGCCCGGCATCGAGCGGGTCGTCACCCACGGCACCTTCGAACTCGACGGAGGCAGCTGGGAGGTCGACAACAACATCTGGATCGTCGGTGACGCCAAGGAGGTGATTGTCATCGACGCCGCCCACGACGCCGCGGCCATCGAGTCCGCCGTCGGCAACCGGCACGTGGTGGCGATCGTCTGCACCCACGGTCACAACGACCACATCACCGTGGCCCCGGAACTGTCCGCCGCCTTCGACGCCCCGATCCTGATGAACCCGGCCGACGAGATGCTCTGGCAGATGACCCACCCAGGCAAGGAATTTCGCACGCTCGGCGACGGCGAGGTACTGCGCGCCGACGGCATCGAGCTGCACACCATCGCCACCCCCGGGCACTCCCCCGGCTCGACGTGCCTGTACGCGCCGGCACTGGGCGCGGTGTTCTCCGGGGACACCCTGTTTCAGGGCGGGCCGGGCGCGACGGGGCGCTCGTTCTCCGACTTCCCCACCATCCTGGGGTCGATCAAGGACAAGCTCGGCAAGCTGCCCGCCGACACCGTCGTCTACACCGGGCATGGGGACACCACCCGGATCGGCGACGAACTGGTGAACTACGACGACTGGGTTGCGCGCGGCCACTGA
- a CDS encoding heme-binding protein — MTKICIHSLPKILSTAGFTGLIGGVALMAAPTTNAAPGQDCSASTVAGTVSSVSTQARQYLDGHPGANQAVTAAMSQPRPEAEANLRGYFTANPTEYHDLRGILTPIGDVQRNCNITVLPPDLGSAYAAFMAG, encoded by the coding sequence ATGACGAAAATCTGCATCCACTCGCTGCCGAAGATCCTGTCCACGGCCGGTTTTACCGGCCTGATCGGCGGCGTGGCCCTGATGGCCGCCCCTACGACGAACGCGGCACCGGGCCAAGACTGCAGTGCCAGCACCGTCGCGGGCACGGTCAGTTCGGTGTCCACCCAGGCGCGTCAGTACCTCGACGGCCATCCCGGCGCGAACCAGGCGGTAACCGCGGCGATGAGCCAGCCGCGGCCCGAAGCAGAGGCGAATCTGCGCGGCTATTTCACCGCCAATCCGACCGAGTACCACGACCTGCGCGGCATCCTCACACCGATCGGCGACGTGCAGCGCAACTGCAACATCACCGTGTTGCCGCCCGATCTCGGGTCCGCGTACGCCGCATTCATGGCCGGCTGA